From Polypterus senegalus isolate Bchr_013 chromosome 15, ASM1683550v1, whole genome shotgun sequence, the proteins below share one genomic window:
- the lrrc3b gene encoding leucine-rich repeat-containing protein 3B: MNLVDLWLTRSLSMCLLLQSFVLMILCFHSASMCPKGCLCSHLGGLNVSCSNANLKEIPKDLPPDTTLLYLDSNQITSIPNEIFKDLHQLKVLNLSKNIIESIDEHAFKGVEESLQTLDLSDNRIKTVHKNTFNNLRARARIANNPWHCDCTLQQVLKTMVSNHEFANSVICKTSVLEEHAGRSFLKADADLCNLPKKTTDYAMLVTMFGWFTMVISYVVYYVRQNQEDARRHLEYLKSLPSKQRKPDEADDISTVV, translated from the coding sequence ATGAATCTGGTGGACCTGTGGTTAACTCGTTCCCTCTCCATGTGCCTGCTCTTGCAGAGTTTTGTCCTCATGATATTATGTTTTCATTCTGCAAGTATGTGCCCCAAGGGCTGCCTCTGTTCACATCTGGGTGGGCTGAATGTAAGCTGTAGCAATGCCAACCTTAAGGAGATCCCAAAGGACCTTCCTCCTGATACCACTTTACTCTACCTGGACTCAAATCAGATAACTTCCATCCCCAATGAAATTTTTAAAGACCTTCatcagctcaaagtgcttaacttGTCCAAAAATATCATTGAATCTATTGATGAGCATGCCTTCAAAGGAGTAGAAGAATCCTTGCAAACCCTAGACCTTTCCGATAATCGGATTAAAACTGTGCATAAGAACACTTTCAACAACCTAAGAGCTAGAGCTCGGATTGCCAACAACCCATGGCACTGTGACTGCACCCTCCAGCAGGTTCTGAAAACTATGGTCTCGAATCATGAATTTGCCAACAGTGTTATCTGCAAGACATCAGTGTTGGAGGAGCACGCGGGAAGGTCATTCTTGAAAGCAGATGCAGACCTCTGTAATCTTCCAAAAAAGACCACCGATTATGCTATGCTAGTCACCATGTTTGGCTGGTTCACCATGGTgatctcatatgttgtatactaTGTACGGCAGAATCAGGAAGATGCAAGGCGACATCTGGAATACTTAAAATCACTTCCAAGTAAGCAAAGGAAACCTGATGAAGCTGATGATATAAGTACTGTTGTATGA